A stretch of Synechococcus sp. MIT S9220 DNA encodes these proteins:
- a CDS encoding bifunctional riboflavin kinase/FAD synthetase has translation MIPLCSPEEARMPTALALGSFDGLHAGHRRVIEAVCQQPAGGIPTVVSFWPHPREVLHGEPRLRLDLPDEKLHLLEPLGIQQLVLVPFDRQLAQFSAAEFVDQILIGTLQARHIAIGANFRFGRGREGGADTLRSLAEAAGVKVSVLPILEDPVGRMSSSRIREALSEGDLTTASDLLQRPYCFQGEVVQGRGLGRQLGWPTANLQVDGRKFLPGLGVYAARAWVDNETLALPAVMNLGPQPTVDPDSPSAVEVHLLDTRRELVGRILRVEPVERLRGQQRFSGLEELSAQINRDAQQARARLQDTAG, from the coding sequence TTGATTCCTCTCTGCTCCCCTGAGGAGGCCCGCATGCCCACCGCCCTGGCGCTGGGCAGCTTTGATGGGCTGCATGCCGGACACCGGCGGGTGATCGAAGCCGTGTGCCAACAGCCTGCAGGCGGCATCCCCACGGTGGTGAGCTTCTGGCCACACCCACGCGAGGTGTTGCATGGCGAACCAAGACTTCGCCTGGACCTCCCCGACGAAAAGCTGCATTTGCTCGAACCACTTGGCATCCAGCAGTTAGTGCTGGTGCCCTTCGACCGCCAGCTGGCCCAGTTCAGTGCGGCTGAATTTGTTGATCAGATTCTGATTGGCACGTTGCAGGCACGTCACATCGCCATCGGCGCCAACTTCCGCTTCGGGCGTGGTCGCGAAGGTGGCGCCGACACGCTGCGCAGCCTGGCGGAGGCAGCTGGCGTGAAGGTGAGCGTGCTGCCGATTCTGGAAGATCCGGTGGGCCGCATGAGCAGTAGTCGCATCCGTGAAGCCCTCTCTGAGGGCGACCTCACGACAGCCAGTGACCTTCTGCAACGGCCTTACTGCTTCCAGGGCGAGGTGGTCCAAGGCCGCGGCCTTGGCAGGCAACTGGGATGGCCCACTGCCAACCTGCAAGTGGATGGCAGAAAATTCCTGCCTGGCCTGGGGGTGTATGCCGCGCGGGCCTGGGTCGACAACGAGACGCTTGCGCTTCCGGCCGTGATGAATCTCGGGCCCCAACCCACCGTCGATCCCGACTCGCCTTCAGCGGTGGAGGTGCATCTGCTCGACACACGCCGGGAACTGGTGGGCCGGATTCTGAGGGTGGAGCCGGTGGAACGACTGCGCGGCCAGCAGCGTTTCTCAGGCCTGGAGGAACTCAGTGCCCAGATCAATCGTGATGCTCAGCAGGCCAGAGCGCGGCTTCAGGACACCGCCGGATAG
- a CDS encoding DUF3611 family protein, which yields MADRLDFQLLALGLRRTAWIRFWIQTALGVVVVGVLMFNNIGGSLSRNADRAVGLSPGLSLTTLSFFVLLFSLWQGWLIVRLGRALDSGARPSRGEASRLLKRGILADLLGLVFASIGYQSLAGALFVQASSQTPGIAIGGAGAAENLAITSLEMLSVLSNTQVLFAHLLGLLFSLWMLQRIYRTR from the coding sequence ATGGCTGATCGGCTCGACTTCCAGCTGCTGGCCCTTGGCCTGCGGCGCACTGCCTGGATCCGCTTCTGGATTCAGACCGCTCTCGGTGTGGTGGTGGTGGGGGTGCTGATGTTCAACAACATCGGCGGCAGCCTGTCCCGCAATGCTGATCGGGCCGTTGGGCTCAGTCCGGGCCTGTCGCTGACCACGCTCTCGTTTTTCGTGCTGTTGTTCAGCCTCTGGCAGGGATGGTTGATCGTGCGTCTCGGCCGTGCGCTCGATAGTGGCGCTCGCCCCAGTCGCGGTGAGGCCAGCCGTTTGCTCAAACGCGGAATCCTTGCCGACCTGCTGGGGTTGGTGTTCGCGTCGATCGGGTATCAGTCATTGGCCGGAGCCCTGTTTGTGCAGGCGTCTTCGCAGACCCCTGGCATCGCCATCGGCGGTGCGGGTGCTGCCGAAAACCTGGCGATCACGTCGCTGGAAATGCTCTCGGTGCTGAGCAACACCCAGGTGCTGTTCGCCCATCTGCTCGGCTTGCTGTTTTCGCTCTGGATGCTGCAGCGGATCTACCGGACCCGTTGA
- the surE gene encoding 5'/3'-nucleotidase SurE has product MAPLRILISNDDGIFADGIKALALAAAARGHQVAVVCPDKERSATGHGLTLQQPIRAERADQLFGQGITAWACSGTPADCVKLAICELLETPPDLVLSGINHGPNLGTDVFCSGTVAAAMEGTLECRPAMAVSSACFKWREFEGAAVIAMDTAESALRQGWPDNLLLNLNLPPCKPEAMGAMRWTRLSVRRYREQFSPRTDPQGRSYYWLAGKVVEDLESGGDGPRDWPTDVAQIGTNSPSLTPIQPELFWRGSLSGLPQVELDGQRVR; this is encoded by the coding sequence ATGGCCCCGCTGCGGATTCTGATCAGTAATGACGACGGCATCTTCGCCGATGGAATCAAAGCCCTGGCCCTAGCCGCCGCCGCCCGCGGCCATCAGGTGGCCGTGGTCTGCCCCGACAAGGAGCGCTCGGCAACCGGCCATGGCCTCACCCTTCAGCAACCGATCCGAGCGGAGCGGGCCGACCAGCTGTTCGGCCAGGGCATCACCGCCTGGGCCTGCAGTGGGACCCCTGCCGATTGCGTGAAACTGGCCATCTGTGAACTGCTGGAGACGCCGCCAGACCTGGTGCTGTCAGGCATCAATCACGGCCCAAATCTCGGCACCGATGTGTTCTGCTCCGGCACCGTTGCAGCGGCGATGGAAGGCACCCTGGAATGCCGTCCGGCCATGGCCGTGAGCAGTGCTTGCTTCAAGTGGCGGGAATTCGAAGGGGCTGCTGTGATCGCCATGGATACGGCCGAATCCGCGCTGAGGCAGGGATGGCCCGACAATCTGCTGCTCAACCTGAACCTGCCACCCTGCAAACCTGAGGCCATGGGAGCCATGCGCTGGACACGGCTGTCGGTGCGTCGTTACAGGGAACAGTTCAGTCCTCGAACCGATCCTCAGGGTCGTTCCTACTACTGGCTGGCAGGGAAAGTGGTCGAAGACCTGGAGTCGGGTGGAGATGGTCCCCGCGACTGGCCAACGGACGTGGCCCAGATCGGAACCAATTCCCCCTCGCTCACACCGATTCAACCCGAACTGTTCTGGCGTGGATCACTGAGTGGCCTGCCCCAGGTTGAACTTGATGGTCAACGGGTCCGGTAG
- the pheS gene encoding phenylalanine--tRNA ligase subunit alpha has product MSATVSLQQLTDQLEALEAEAAEAISAAVDADALEQLRIGLLGKKGRLSGVLGAMGKLPGDERPLVGQRANVLKTQVQTLLSDRLQAVKQAAMEARIASETLDVTAPAQGIFMGHRHPLITTTEEIVDLFCGLGYQVEEGPEVETDHHNFTALNIPPDHPARDMQDTFYLKDNLLLRTHTSPVQIRHLETHAPPVRIVAPGRVYRRDAVDATHSPVFHQVEVLAIDEGLDFSHLRGTVMAFLKAFFGDLPVRFRASYFPFTEPSAEVDVQWRGRWLEVMGCGMVDPAVLEGLGLDPESYSGFAAGLGVERFCMVRHGIDDIRRLYTSDLRFLEQF; this is encoded by the coding sequence TTGAGCGCCACCGTCTCCCTGCAGCAGCTCACTGACCAGCTGGAAGCGCTTGAAGCTGAGGCTGCTGAAGCGATCTCTGCGGCCGTTGATGCCGATGCGCTGGAGCAGCTTCGGATTGGATTGCTCGGCAAAAAGGGGCGACTCTCCGGCGTGCTGGGGGCGATGGGCAAGTTGCCCGGTGATGAACGACCGCTGGTGGGGCAGCGCGCCAATGTGCTCAAAACCCAGGTACAGACACTTCTGAGTGATCGCCTGCAGGCGGTAAAGCAGGCGGCGATGGAAGCCCGAATCGCCTCTGAGACCCTGGATGTGACAGCGCCTGCCCAGGGAATTTTCATGGGCCATCGCCACCCTCTGATCACCACCACCGAGGAGATCGTTGATCTCTTCTGCGGTCTTGGGTACCAGGTTGAGGAGGGCCCTGAGGTGGAGACCGATCACCACAATTTCACTGCCTTGAACATCCCGCCGGACCATCCGGCACGGGACATGCAGGACACGTTCTATCTCAAAGACAATCTGCTGCTGCGTACACACACTTCACCGGTGCAAATACGCCATCTCGAGACCCATGCACCACCGGTGAGGATCGTGGCTCCAGGCCGTGTTTATCGCCGCGATGCAGTGGATGCCACCCATTCGCCGGTGTTTCATCAGGTGGAGGTGCTGGCGATCGATGAAGGGCTTGATTTCAGCCATCTGCGCGGCACGGTGATGGCATTCCTCAAGGCATTTTTCGGGGATCTGCCCGTGCGCTTCCGCGCCAGTTACTTCCCATTTACCGAGCCGTCAGCCGAAGTGGATGTGCAGTGGCGCGGCCGCTGGCTGGAAGTGATGGGCTGCGGCATGGTCGACCCAGCAGTGCTGGAGGGTCTGGGTTTGGATCCTGAGAGTTACAGCGGTTTTGCCGCCGGCTTGGGGGTGGAGCGGTTCTGCATGGTGCGCCATGGCATCGACGACATCCGCCGTCTTTACACCAGTGATCTGAGATTTTTGGAGCAGTTCTGA
- a CDS encoding NAD(+) kinase: protein MPRVGLIVNDGKQLAVDTASTIQSRLERGGHEVIRASSSGGMVGFANPDQHLRMLGYNACVPEGFDQSMVLAIVLGGDGTVLSAARQTAPVGVPILTINTGHLGFLAEAYLDDLDHALEQVLTQQWTIEERANLVVSVMRGDQRRWEALSLNEMALHREPLTSMCHFEIAIGRHAPVDISADGVILSTPTGSTAYALSAGGPVITPDCPVLQLTPIAPHSLASRALVFSDAEPVTVFPATPERLMMVVDGCAGCYVWPEDRVLIRRSDHPVRFVRLRDHEFFQVLRNKLGWGLPHVAKPDRP, encoded by the coding sequence GTGCCCCGTGTCGGACTGATCGTCAATGACGGCAAGCAGCTGGCGGTTGATACCGCGAGCACGATTCAGTCGCGTCTGGAGCGGGGCGGTCACGAGGTCATCCGCGCCAGCAGCTCAGGCGGGATGGTGGGTTTCGCCAATCCTGATCAGCACCTGCGCATGCTCGGGTACAACGCCTGCGTGCCGGAGGGGTTTGATCAATCGATGGTGCTGGCCATCGTGCTGGGTGGCGATGGCACGGTGTTGTCCGCAGCGCGTCAAACCGCTCCTGTGGGAGTGCCGATTCTCACCATCAATACAGGCCATCTCGGCTTCCTGGCCGAGGCCTATCTCGATGATCTGGATCATGCCCTGGAGCAGGTGCTCACCCAGCAGTGGACGATCGAAGAGCGGGCCAATCTGGTGGTGAGTGTGATGCGCGGCGATCAGCGTCGCTGGGAAGCGTTGTCACTCAATGAGATGGCGTTGCACCGAGAACCGCTCACAAGCATGTGTCACTTCGAGATCGCCATCGGACGCCATGCTCCGGTGGATATCTCCGCCGATGGGGTGATTCTGTCGACCCCAACGGGTTCCACGGCCTATGCCCTGAGTGCCGGTGGTCCGGTGATCACACCGGATTGTCCGGTGCTGCAGCTCACGCCGATCGCTCCCCATTCCCTGGCGTCCAGAGCGCTGGTGTTCAGTGATGCTGAGCCAGTCACTGTCTTTCCGGCCACACCGGAACGCCTGATGATGGTGGTGGATGGCTGTGCAGGTTGTTATGTGTGGCCGGAGGATCGCGTGTTGATTCGCCGCAGTGATCATCCCGTTCGCTTTGTGCGTCTCAGGGACCATGAGTTTTTCCAGGTTCTGCGCAACAAGCTGGGCTGGGGGCTGCCCCATGTGGCTAAACCCGACCGGCCATGA
- a CDS encoding response regulator transcription factor gives MTATYGSMAGSVDDAVVLLVGGEAAALAERLRASGYAPIDWTGGEESGLAAGSNRAPVAAILASDQGSTVLELRSCFGSLPILIGVSEDSIAARELVLASGADDFWFTRSAPSDLLQRLRLHLSIQSRSSLRPPLLQLADLSVDLSCRQVRRGARSLLLTAREYALLVLLLEERGRVVSRERILRDVWKDEQGSSSNVIEVYVRYLRQKLEEDGEPRLIHTIRGRGYCLNDGVPSLRSS, from the coding sequence ATGACCGCTACGTATGGCTCCATGGCAGGCAGCGTTGATGATGCTGTTGTGTTGCTGGTTGGCGGCGAGGCAGCAGCACTGGCGGAACGCCTGAGGGCTTCGGGATACGCCCCGATCGACTGGACCGGTGGTGAGGAAAGCGGTCTGGCTGCTGGCTCCAATCGAGCTCCGGTTGCAGCGATCCTGGCCAGCGACCAGGGATCAACGGTTCTCGAGCTGCGCTCTTGTTTTGGTTCTCTGCCGATTCTGATCGGAGTGAGCGAAGACAGCATTGCCGCCCGAGAGTTGGTGTTGGCTTCTGGTGCAGATGATTTCTGGTTCACCCGCAGTGCACCAAGCGATTTGCTGCAGCGGTTGCGCTTGCATCTCTCGATTCAATCCCGTAGTTCATTAAGACCTCCGCTTCTGCAGCTCGCTGATCTCAGCGTGGATCTCAGTTGCAGGCAGGTGCGTCGAGGTGCGCGCTCACTGCTCCTCACGGCCAGAGAATATGCGCTGTTGGTGCTGCTGCTCGAGGAGCGGGGCAGGGTTGTCAGCAGAGAACGCATCCTTCGAGATGTCTGGAAGGATGAACAGGGTTCCTCCAGCAACGTGATCGAGGTGTATGTGCGTTATCTGCGCCAGAAACTCGAGGAAGATGGCGAGCCTCGTTTGATTCATACGATCCGCGGTCGTGGCTATTGCCTCAACGACGGGGTGCCGAGCCTGCGGTCGAGTTGA
- a CDS encoding DUF192 domain-containing protein has translation MDQPPLPPQTLPIEARWCLDQHPQPCIALEVADQPDEQQRGLMQRPALPPLRGMWFPARPSRPMRFWMLHTLAPLDMLFIRDGRVLDIAANVPVCAALPCPSYWADADGNGRADFVDGVIELGAGEALRLEIQPGDPATIESNVAK, from the coding sequence ATGGACCAGCCACCACTGCCTCCCCAGACCTTGCCGATCGAAGCGCGTTGGTGCCTTGACCAGCATCCTCAGCCTTGTATCGCTCTTGAGGTTGCTGACCAGCCTGATGAGCAGCAGCGGGGCTTGATGCAACGCCCAGCCCTGCCGCCGCTGCGAGGTATGTGGTTTCCGGCCCGACCCTCTCGGCCGATGCGTTTCTGGATGCTGCACACGCTCGCGCCTTTGGACATGCTGTTTATCCGTGACGGCAGGGTGCTCGATATCGCAGCCAATGTGCCGGTGTGCGCGGCATTGCCCTGTCCCTCTTACTGGGCTGACGCAGATGGCAATGGCCGCGCTGACTTTGTTGATGGCGTGATTGAGCTTGGTGCGGGGGAAGCTCTGCGCTTAGAGATTCAACCCGGTGATCCAGCCACAATTGAATCAAACGTTGCAAAATAA
- a CDS encoding DUF1651 domain-containing protein, producing the protein MDGWLKDPKGYWYARFRRDPKAWALNAGVVVDNGRPMPGDEAALLKSRRSMRYEDAVALWFQLKEYGWTATEPAW; encoded by the coding sequence ATGGATGGATGGCTGAAGGATCCAAAGGGATACTGGTATGCAAGATTTCGCAGAGACCCAAAGGCCTGGGCACTCAACGCAGGAGTGGTTGTTGACAACGGCAGACCCATGCCAGGCGACGAGGCGGCGCTTCTGAAGAGCCGACGAAGCATGCGATACGAGGACGCTGTTGCCCTGTGGTTCCAGCTCAAGGAGTACGGCTGGACCGCCACTGAGCCAGCCTGGTAA
- the cbiE gene encoding precorrin-6y C5,15-methyltransferase (decarboxylating) subunit CbiE: MIDVIGTDAGAPASLPEALQALVRQADLVAAPQRMQPTLQQWLEGRCSTRCINSDDPISLCKRLSDLNSNQRGVVLASGDPLWFGVGRVLIERLGRENLRFHPGPSSLQLAFARLGRPWQNAEWISLHGRDSAPLIQRLQQRPSALAVLTDPSRGGVDDVRGILRSSGLEASYALWLFEALGHGDERVQCLSSAKPVPTDLNPLHLVVLLAEPPSDPTQDLLPLFGLDDGLFLQHQDRPGLMTKREVRIQLLADLRLPQQGVLWDLGAGTGSVGLEALRLRPQLQLFAVEQRSGGGTLIQANARRLGVKPADVIEAKALSVLDQMPTPDRVLLGGGGRQRAQLLQAVIDRMNPGGVVVIPMANVEALAELRPLLDNASWSIQISQQQAYRGQPLADGTRLAPMNPVFILSGTKAQG, translated from the coding sequence ATGATTGATGTGATCGGCACCGACGCCGGTGCCCCTGCCTCACTCCCTGAAGCCCTCCAGGCCTTGGTGCGACAAGCCGATCTAGTCGCTGCACCGCAAAGGATGCAACCGACACTGCAGCAGTGGCTAGAGGGTCGCTGCTCAACAAGGTGCATCAACAGCGACGATCCGATCAGCCTCTGCAAACGCCTGAGCGATCTCAACTCCAACCAACGGGGCGTGGTGCTTGCCAGTGGCGATCCGCTCTGGTTCGGCGTCGGCAGGGTCCTGATCGAACGCCTGGGGCGAGAGAATCTGCGCTTTCATCCCGGCCCTTCGTCACTGCAACTGGCTTTTGCACGGCTGGGTAGGCCCTGGCAGAACGCGGAATGGATCAGCCTGCATGGGCGCGATTCAGCTCCACTGATCCAACGGCTGCAGCAACGCCCATCAGCCCTGGCTGTACTCACGGATCCCAGCCGCGGCGGCGTCGACGACGTACGAGGCATCCTCAGAAGCAGCGGGCTGGAGGCCAGTTATGCGCTCTGGCTGTTTGAAGCACTGGGCCATGGTGATGAGCGCGTCCAATGCCTGAGTTCAGCCAAGCCGGTGCCCACAGATCTCAATCCGTTGCACCTGGTTGTGCTGTTGGCGGAGCCTCCCAGCGATCCGACTCAAGACCTTTTGCCCCTGTTCGGACTGGACGACGGCCTGTTTCTGCAACATCAGGACCGTCCTGGGCTGATGACCAAGCGAGAAGTGAGAATCCAGCTGCTGGCTGATCTCCGGCTGCCGCAACAAGGAGTTCTCTGGGATCTAGGAGCCGGCACCGGCAGCGTGGGCCTGGAAGCCTTGCGGCTGAGACCGCAACTGCAATTGTTTGCGGTGGAACAACGAAGCGGCGGCGGCACGCTGATTCAAGCCAATGCCAGGCGCTTGGGTGTGAAGCCCGCAGATGTGATCGAAGCCAAAGCCCTGTCTGTTCTTGATCAGATGCCGACACCTGATCGCGTGCTGCTTGGCGGCGGCGGTCGGCAACGAGCTCAGCTGCTCCAGGCTGTGATCGATCGCATGAACCCGGGCGGGGTGGTGGTGATTCCCATGGCCAACGTGGAAGCACTGGCGGAGTTGCGACCACTTCTGGACAACGCCAGCTGGTCGATCCAGATCAGTCAGCAACAGGCCTATCGAGGCCAACCTCTTGCTGATGGCACCCGGTTGGCACCGATGAACCCAGTCTTCATTCTCAGTGGCACCAAAGCCCAAGGCTGA
- a CDS encoding DUF1254 domain-containing protein, whose protein sequence is MGCAALTGLNGRADTFRLASSGQSCPQAAIEQTATAVTPVTKANYAFAETEVILADYVRKIAKGTCSDGVGVFLHQKTAMDPKERSILRPNFDTLYSFAVLDLNSPATVVLPDTDRYQILEVVDDEHWIPLISDKPGSYSLTQDSMGSRYVFAFVRTQVNMQDPEDLKKAAAVQDQIKLEQSEKGAFVVGHKYDMKQILALRADYNARRQPEGITSEMAFGKKGQISSEMRNFGVAIGWGGLPKEGAVYPFPKVVDSTEPQTLTLRNVPIDPRAFWSVTVYDKDGFSVGEKYNINSAFAKKNEQGDYVIHLGGDKSQDNYLDIYPGWNAAIRIYSPTKAYFDGSWTSPQFQPEK, encoded by the coding sequence ATGGGATGCGCTGCCTTGACGGGTCTCAACGGCAGAGCCGACACTTTCAGGCTGGCATCGAGTGGCCAGAGCTGCCCGCAAGCGGCGATTGAGCAGACCGCCACGGCGGTGACACCAGTTACCAAGGCCAACTATGCCTTTGCTGAAACTGAGGTGATCCTTGCTGACTACGTTCGCAAGATTGCCAAAGGCACCTGTAGTGATGGCGTGGGTGTTTTCCTTCACCAAAAGACTGCCATGGACCCTAAAGAGCGGTCCATCCTGCGCCCGAATTTCGACACGCTGTATTCCTTTGCGGTGCTGGATCTCAACAGTCCAGCCACTGTGGTGTTGCCCGACACCGATCGCTATCAGATTCTCGAGGTCGTGGACGATGAGCACTGGATTCCGCTGATCAGTGACAAGCCCGGGAGCTACAGCCTCACTCAAGACTCCATGGGCAGTCGTTATGTGTTTGCTTTCGTGAGAACTCAGGTGAACATGCAGGATCCTGAGGATCTCAAGAAAGCAGCGGCTGTGCAGGACCAGATCAAGCTTGAGCAGAGCGAGAAGGGGGCTTTTGTTGTGGGGCACAAGTACGACATGAAACAAATTCTGGCGTTGCGTGCTGACTACAACGCGCGACGGCAGCCGGAGGGGATCACCTCGGAAATGGCTTTTGGCAAGAAAGGTCAAATCAGCTCTGAGATGCGCAACTTCGGGGTTGCCATTGGCTGGGGTGGTCTTCCTAAGGAAGGCGCTGTTTATCCATTCCCCAAGGTTGTTGATTCGACAGAGCCTCAGACGCTGACTCTGAGAAACGTTCCGATTGATCCGCGGGCGTTCTGGTCAGTCACTGTTTACGATAAAGATGGGTTCTCTGTCGGAGAAAAATATAATATTAACAGTGCTTTTGCCAAGAAAAATGAGCAAGGCGACTATGTGATCCATCTCGGTGGCGATAAAAGCCAGGACAATTATCTCGATATTTATCCGGGCTGGAATGCCGCTATTCGCATCTACTCGCCAACGAAGGCTTACTTTGATGGTTCTTGGACTTCTCCTCAGTTTCAACCGGAAAAGTGA
- a CDS encoding DUF1254 domain-containing protein, producing the protein MKGFASSLRKRSSAVFLASAFAASLCAPVLAQSTANTSGPVPKGYTTPIPAELFTPDQVDTSAGTFRFFDGMPDAATVDASFDYLKFIRAYETFLTLMPAASIEMMRVGHAQQGVDDYTKVMLMAPLNSNPLFLTGNTDTVYGSAFFNLKDTGPMVIEIPAGLGPGTINDAYFRFVADTGAPGPDRGKGGKYLILGPDDAEPANTEGYFVFRSPSYSNWLIMRAFLDDQGKPDQAVANYENGVRLYPLSRKDNPPAMTFVQGGDLVFNTVHANNFHFFEELNTVIQREPVDLFDPELLGLASAIGLEKGKPFNPSAEDRRILEEAVQVGVAYVRSDMGKPRNRDVYFYEDKQWFSPFAGGSHEWLIDGGRGGRNLDARSNFFWGYTVNTPAMVLKMVGAGSQYGVVATDADGVFLDGSKTYKFTVDANVPAKDFWSMVVYDPQTRSELQTPQMLPSKNSKRNKDMVVNANGSIDLYFGPTAPQGKEANWIQTIPGKGWFGIFRFYGPLEPWFDKTWQLNDIQPLG; encoded by the coding sequence ATGAAAGGATTTGCGAGCAGTCTGCGCAAAAGGTCTTCCGCTGTTTTTCTTGCCTCAGCTTTCGCTGCCAGTTTGTGTGCGCCAGTTCTGGCGCAGAGCACGGCCAACACCTCCGGCCCTGTCCCCAAGGGTTACACCACGCCAATTCCTGCTGAGCTGTTCACGCCTGATCAGGTGGACACCAGTGCAGGCACGTTTCGCTTTTTCGACGGCATGCCGGATGCCGCCACGGTTGATGCCAGTTTTGACTACCTCAAATTCATCCGCGCTTATGAGACGTTTCTCACGCTGATGCCGGCTGCCAGCATCGAGATGATGCGTGTCGGTCATGCGCAGCAGGGGGTCGACGACTACACGAAGGTCATGTTGATGGCCCCGCTGAATTCCAACCCGCTCTTCCTGACAGGAAACACCGACACGGTGTACGGCTCCGCCTTCTTCAATCTGAAGGACACGGGGCCGATGGTGATTGAAATCCCAGCTGGCCTCGGTCCTGGCACGATCAATGACGCCTACTTCAGATTTGTGGCCGATACAGGTGCTCCCGGCCCAGATCGGGGCAAAGGCGGCAAGTATCTGATCCTGGGGCCCGACGATGCAGAGCCCGCGAACACCGAGGGATACTTCGTATTTCGTTCACCCAGTTACTCCAACTGGTTGATCATGCGTGCTTTTCTCGATGATCAAGGCAAGCCTGATCAGGCGGTTGCCAATTATGAAAACGGCGTACGTCTTTATCCCCTCTCGCGGAAAGACAACCCTCCGGCGATGACTTTTGTGCAAGGAGGCGATCTCGTCTTCAACACGGTGCATGCCAATAACTTCCACTTCTTCGAGGAGCTGAACACGGTGATTCAGCGTGAACCGGTCGATCTGTTTGACCCAGAACTGCTCGGACTGGCTTCGGCGATCGGACTTGAAAAAGGCAAACCTTTCAACCCCAGTGCTGAGGATCGCAGGATTCTCGAGGAAGCTGTGCAGGTGGGAGTTGCTTATGTGCGCTCCGACATGGGTAAGCCTCGGAATCGCGACGTCTACTTCTATGAGGACAAGCAGTGGTTCAGTCCTTTTGCCGGCGGAAGCCATGAATGGCTGATCGATGGCGGTAGGGGTGGCAGAAATCTTGATGCCAGAAGCAATTTTTTCTGGGGTTACACCGTCAACACTCCTGCCATGGTGCTGAAGATGGTCGGTGCCGGATCTCAGTACGGCGTTGTGGCCACTGATGCCGATGGCGTCTTTCTCGATGGCAGTAAGACCTACAAGTTCACGGTGGATGCCAACGTGCCTGCCAAGGATTTCTGGTCGATGGTGGTTTACGACCCCCAGACGCGTTCTGAATTGCAAACGCCCCAGATGCTGCCCAGCAAAAACAGCAAGCGCAACAAAGACATGGTGGTGAACGCCAATGGCAGCATTGATCTCTACTTCGGTCCCACTGCGCCGCAGGGCAAGGAAGCTAACTGGATTCAGACCATTCCCGGTAAGGGATGGTTTGGAATTTTCCGTTTTTACGGACCGCTGGAGCCTTGGTTCGACAAGACCTGGCAGCTCAACGACATTCAGCCTCTCGGTTGA